A part of Bufo bufo chromosome 7, aBufBuf1.1, whole genome shotgun sequence genomic DNA contains:
- the LOC121007646 gene encoding NADPH oxidase organizer 1-like: MGSMSRYPVDSKTVGLVQHDKQKLYMFSVLWSDCNNILIYRTYDSFKDLSKLLTKKFPLEAGVVNKAERTLPILKDAPLLFRRKFSNRHLERLHLLEIYSKELLQADAKISQCEEVVQFFSPNKQDLTPSFPENSIVIMPSDNEQKQKEVPSAPSSPQPPTTQPIISEIYICIDAFETKDTKNRSFKVQKNHCIDVLFKDPTGWWLVENEEKCLAWFPAPYLRKSESFNDNNPKKKSLNKGMYYYAQKAYEAQQTDEISLTVGVVVEVIEKSETGWWLICYNGRFGYVPSMFLKPYNNPHHKLQVNQNYTLSGSTPDLSKVSSNQDTSPSPQHRIKEVRGNKSKLERMKSVSLNDLEDVSETSDETFVKSSRQRSAYVDGAIQDAEELTSSSMTRKPRSVQMKAYLHNWKDNMERGDHVEEVERSDSGFEEHLSPKISVSSDHADPTPPPVPQRPTMQEIQSRCTTITKKAALR, encoded by the exons ATGGGAAGCATGAGTCGATACCCAGTAGACTCCAAGACTGTAGGACTGGTGCAGCATGACAAGCAGAAG CTCTACATGTTCTCCGTTCTCTGGTCGGACTGTAATAATATCCTGATATACAGGACGTACGACAGCTTCAAGGATCTCTCA AAATTGCTTACAAAGAAGTTTCCACTGGAGGCGGGCGTAGTCAATAAAGCGGAGAGAACCCTTCCCATACTGAAGG ATGCCCCATTGTTGTTCCGCAGAAAATTTTCCAATCGCCACTTGGAGCGGCTCCATCTATTAGAAATTTATTCCAAGGAACTTCTTCAAGCTGACGCCAAGATCTCCCAGTGTGAAGAGGTTGTCCAGTTTTTCTCTCCTAACAAGCAGGACCTTACTCCGTCCTTCCCTGAAAACAG TATTGTGATAATGCCATCAGACAATGAGCAAAAGCAAAAAGAGGTACCTTCTGCACCCAGTTCACCACAGCCCCCCACCACACAGCCCATCATATCTGAAATCTACATCTGCATCGATGCCTTTGAGACCAAAGACACGAAGAACAGGTCATTCAAGGTCCAAAAGAATCATTGCATTGATGTCCTATTCAAAGatcctactg GCTGGTGgttggtggagaatgaggagaaaTGCTTGGCCTGGTTTCCGGCTCCTTACCTAAGAAAGTCAGAGTCCTTTAATGATAATAATCCAAAGAAGAAATCACTTAATAAAG GAATGTATTACTATGCACAGAAGGCCTACGAGGCTCAGCAAACAGATGAAATCTCTCTTACAGTTGGTGTTGTGGTAGAAGTGATAGAGAAATCCGAAACAGGATGGTGGCTTATCtg TTATAATGGAAGATTTGGGTATGTCCCTTCCAtgttcctcaagccatataacaacCCACACCACAAACTGCAGGTCAACCAAAACTACACATTGTCTGGCTCCACTCCAGATCTATCCAAGGTCTCAAGCAATCAAGATACCAGCCCTAGCCCCCAACATAGGATTAAGGAGGTCAGGGGCAATAAGAGCAAACTAGAGAGAATGAAATCAGTATCACTGAATGATCTCGAAGACGTATCAGAGACATCTGACGAGACATTTGTCAAGTCAAGCAGACAAAGAAGTGCGTATGTAGATGGGGCGATACAAGACGCAGAGGAACTCACATCTTCTTCCATGACTAGAAAGCCAAGGTCAGTCCAGATGAAAGCCTACCTCCATAACTGGAAGGATAATATGGAGAGGGGTGACCATGTGGAAGAAGTAGAAAGGTCAGATTCTGGATTTGAGGAACATCTGTCACCAAAGATATCAGTTTCTTCAGACCATGCTGACCCCACACCCCCACCAGTGCCACAAAGGCCTACGATGCAGGAGATCCAGTCTAGATGCACCACCATAACCAAGAAAGCAGCTCTACGATAA